The following coding sequences lie in one Nycticebus coucang isolate mNycCou1 chromosome 18, mNycCou1.pri, whole genome shotgun sequence genomic window:
- the LOC128570504 gene encoding keratin-associated protein 9-2-like: MTHCCSPCCQPTCCRTTCCRTTCWRPTCETTCCSTPCCQPSCCESSCCQPCCRPTCCPTTCCRTTCWQPTSVTTCRSTPCCQPSCCVSSCCQPCCRPTCCGTPCCQPSSCAPVYCTRTCYQPTCVCVPGCLNLGCGSSCCQPSCC, encoded by the coding sequence ATGACCCACTGCTGCTCCCCTTgctgccagcccacctgctgcAGGACCACCTGCTGCAGGACCACCTGCTGGCGACCCACCTGTGAGACCACCTGCTGCAGCACACCCTGCTGCCAGCCCAGCTGCTGTGAGTCCAGCTGCTGCCAGCCCTGCTGCCGCCCAACTTGTTGTCCAACCACCTGCTGCAGGACCACCTGCTGGCAACCCACCTCTGTCACCACCTGCCGCAGCACACCCTGCTGCCAGCCCAgctgctgtgtgtccagctgctgcCAGCCCTGCTGCCGCCCCACTTGCTGTGGCACCCCCTGCTGCCAGCCCAGCAGCTGTGCACCCGTCTACTGCACCAGGACCTGCTACCAGCCCACGTGCGTCTGCGTGCCTGGTTGTCTGAACCTGGGCTGTGGATCCAGCTGCTGCCAGCCTTCCTGCTGCTGA